A stretch of Gossypium hirsutum isolate 1008001.06 chromosome A06, Gossypium_hirsutum_v2.1, whole genome shotgun sequence DNA encodes these proteins:
- the LOC107947015 gene encoding LOW QUALITY PROTEIN: homeobox-leucine zipper protein ATHB-8 (The sequence of the model RefSeq protein was modified relative to this genomic sequence to represent the inferred CDS: substituted 1 base at 1 genomic stop codon): MAVNQTAALKVGLCLLAFHGRISSLQPHFQHLPTLPLRLLLSASSHNPRCREKQXKEASRLQTVNRKLTAMNKLLMEENDRLQKQVSQLVYENNYFCQQTQNTTLATTDTSCESVVTSGQHHLTPQHPPRDANSAGLFSIAEETLTEFLSKATGTAIEWVQMPGMKPGLDSIGIVAISHGGMAARACGLVGLDPTRVAKILKDRPSWYRDCQAVDVINVLSTGNGGTIELLYMQFLLVKFAKMISVTVSKLWRPSVTHVIASTDENGACTRTLKVLMAILNGKWVLKLNCQSIMRQGIKYASQRLDTFACVRQNG, encoded by the exons ATGGCAGTGAACCAGACGGCGGCGTTGAAGGTGGGGTTGTGTCTATTGGCATTTCATGGAAGGATTAGTAGCCTTCAGCCACACTTCCAACACTTGCCCACCTTGCCTTTGCGATTGCTCTTGTCAGCCTCTTCTCACAATCCCAGATGTAGAGAGAAACAATGAAAAGAAGCATCACGCCTCCAAACTGTGAATAGGAAGTTGACAGCTATGAATAAACTGTTGATGGAGGAGAATGATAGGTTACAAAAGCAAGTTTCACAGCTTGTTTATGAAAACAACTATTTCTGCCAACAGACTCAAAAT ACGACTTTAGCTACCACGGATACAAGTTGTGAATCAGTAGTAACGAGCGGTCAACACCATTTGACTCCTCAACATCCGCCAAGGGATGCCAACTCTGCAGG ACTTTTTTCCATTGCAGAGGAAACTTTAACAGAGTTTCTTTCAAAGGCCACTGGAACTGCTATCGAGTGGGTCCAAATGCCTGGGATGAAG CCTGGTCTAGATTCTATTGGAATCGTTGCTATTTCTCATGGTGGTATGGCAGCACGTGCATGCGGACTTGTGGGACTAGATCCTACAAGA GTCGCTAAAATCCTTAAAGATCGGCCTTCATGGTATCGTGATTGCCAAGCTGTGGATGTTATAAACGTGTTGTCCACTGGAAATGGTGGAACCATTGAACTGCTTTATATGCAG TTTCTTCTAGTCAAGTTTGCAAAAATGATTAGTGTAACTGTATCCAAGTTGTGGAGGCCGAGTGTCACTCATGTGATTGCCTCTACAGATGAGAATGGTGCATGCACTAGGACACTTAAAGTTCTCATGGCCATTTTAAACGGGAAGTGGGTTCTTAAATTAAATT GTCAGAGCATTATGCGACAAGGCATAAAATATGCATCTCAAAGACTAGATACATTTGCATGTGTTAG GCAAAATGGTTGA